A window of the Ostrea edulis chromosome 1, xbOstEdul1.1, whole genome shotgun sequence genome harbors these coding sequences:
- the LOC125662979 gene encoding selenocysteine lyase-like isoform X1, giving the protein MNKNKSHMDSELNGKAKSLYLDNNATTPLEPDVINAITSALSKAWGNPSSSHSEGVEAKTVIQESRQNVAEMLGAKSSDVIFTSGGTEGNNMILHTGVKYFHSERGLSHGGLTDKEHLPHFITSNLEHDAVKLVLEHFAEEGIAGVTFVPASPKTGHVMVDDVIAAIRPSTCMISVMLANNETGIIQPVKEIFERVRQINASRKPMPKILLHTDAAQAIGKISVNVQDLGTDYLTVVGHKFYGPRIGVIYVRDLGSGKEAPLHPMFYGGGQERHYRPGTENTAMIAGLGRAAKLVTENIDKYTRHMEKVRDYLEEKLKMEFGEDVCFNGKFDKSQRIPNTCNVSFLTVDCSGFLVLSMCKQVQASIGAACHSQSRPSPILLALGIEETVAKRAIRLSVGRETTQEDIDCAVNDLKQALDGIKNDKS; this is encoded by the exons ATGAACAAAAACAAAAGTCACATGGATTCCGAACTCAACGGCAAGGCAAAGAG TCTGTATCTCGATAACAATGCCACAACTCCTCTGGAACCAGATGTCATAAATGCCATTACATCTGCCTTGTCCAAAGCCTGGGGGAACCCTAGTAGCTCCCATTCTGAAG GTGTAGAAGCTAAGACTGTGATTCAGGAATCTCGCCAGAATGTTGCTGAAATGTTGGGAGCTAAATCTTCAG ATGTTATATTTACATCGGGAGGGACAGAG GGAAACAACATGATTCTCCATACAGGTGTGAAATATTTCCACTCAGAAAGAGGGTTGAGTCATGGTGGACTGACAGACAAAGAGCACCTGCCACATTTCATTACTTCTAATTTGGAGCATGATGCCGTCAAACTTGTACTGGAGCACTTTGCTGAGGAAGGAATTGCAG GTGTAACATTTGTACCTGCTTCTCCAAAGACTGGTCATGTGATGGTTGATGATGTCATTGCTGCCATTCGACCTTCGACCTGTATGATTTCTGTTATGCTTGCCAATAATGAGACTGGCATAATACAG CCAGTAAAAGAGATATTTGAAAGAGTCCGACAGATCAACGCCTCCAGAAAACCCATGCCCAAGATCCTCCTTCACACTGATGCAGCTCAGGCAATCGGAAAAATCTCTGTCAATGTACAGGATTTGGGAACAGATTATCTTACTGTAGTAGGACACAAG TTTTATGGGCCCAGaataggggtcatttatgtgAGAGACCTGGGGTCAGGCAAGGAGGCGCCACTGCACCCCATGTTTTATGGAGGAGGACAGGAGAGGCACTACAGACCAGG AACTGAAAACACAGCAATGATAGCAGGGCTAGGTCGAGCAGCAAAACTGGTGACAGAAAATATAGACAAATATACTAGACATATGGAAAAAGTCAGAGACTACCTTGAGGAGAAGTTAAAA ATGGAGTTTGGTGAGGATGTTTGTTTCAATGGAAAGTTTGATAAAAGTCAAAGGATCCCCAACACCTGTAATGTGTCATTCTTAACCGTGGACTGCAGTG GTTTCTTGGTATTATCAATGTGTAAGCAGGTGCAAGCCAGTATTGGAGCTGCCTGTCACTCCCAAAGCAG ACCTTCTCCAATTTTGCTGGCATTAGGTATAGAAGAGACTGTGGCAAAGAGAGCAATTCGGTTATCAGTGGGAAGGGAGACAACTCAGGAAGATATCGATTGTGCTGTGAATGATCTCAAACAAGCTCTAGATggaataaaaaatgacaaaagttAA
- the LOC125662979 gene encoding selenocysteine lyase-like isoform X2 produces the protein MLGAKSSDVIFTSGGTEGNNMILHTGVKYFHSERGLSHGGLTDKEHLPHFITSNLEHDAVKLVLEHFAEEGIAGVTFVPASPKTGHVMVDDVIAAIRPSTCMISVMLANNETGIIQPVKEIFERVRQINASRKPMPKILLHTDAAQAIGKISVNVQDLGTDYLTVVGHKFYGPRIGVIYVRDLGSGKEAPLHPMFYGGGQERHYRPGTENTAMIAGLGRAAKLVTENIDKYTRHMEKVRDYLEEKLKMEFGEDVCFNGKFDKSQRIPNTCNVSFLTVDCSGFLVLSMCKQVQASIGAACHSQSRPSPILLALGIEETVAKRAIRLSVGRETTQEDIDCAVNDLKQALDGIKNDKS, from the exons ATGTTGGGAGCTAAATCTTCAG ATGTTATATTTACATCGGGAGGGACAGAG GGAAACAACATGATTCTCCATACAGGTGTGAAATATTTCCACTCAGAAAGAGGGTTGAGTCATGGTGGACTGACAGACAAAGAGCACCTGCCACATTTCATTACTTCTAATTTGGAGCATGATGCCGTCAAACTTGTACTGGAGCACTTTGCTGAGGAAGGAATTGCAG GTGTAACATTTGTACCTGCTTCTCCAAAGACTGGTCATGTGATGGTTGATGATGTCATTGCTGCCATTCGACCTTCGACCTGTATGATTTCTGTTATGCTTGCCAATAATGAGACTGGCATAATACAG CCAGTAAAAGAGATATTTGAAAGAGTCCGACAGATCAACGCCTCCAGAAAACCCATGCCCAAGATCCTCCTTCACACTGATGCAGCTCAGGCAATCGGAAAAATCTCTGTCAATGTACAGGATTTGGGAACAGATTATCTTACTGTAGTAGGACACAAG TTTTATGGGCCCAGaataggggtcatttatgtgAGAGACCTGGGGTCAGGCAAGGAGGCGCCACTGCACCCCATGTTTTATGGAGGAGGACAGGAGAGGCACTACAGACCAGG AACTGAAAACACAGCAATGATAGCAGGGCTAGGTCGAGCAGCAAAACTGGTGACAGAAAATATAGACAAATATACTAGACATATGGAAAAAGTCAGAGACTACCTTGAGGAGAAGTTAAAA ATGGAGTTTGGTGAGGATGTTTGTTTCAATGGAAAGTTTGATAAAAGTCAAAGGATCCCCAACACCTGTAATGTGTCATTCTTAACCGTGGACTGCAGTG GTTTCTTGGTATTATCAATGTGTAAGCAGGTGCAAGCCAGTATTGGAGCTGCCTGTCACTCCCAAAGCAG ACCTTCTCCAATTTTGCTGGCATTAGGTATAGAAGAGACTGTGGCAAAGAGAGCAATTCGGTTATCAGTGGGAAGGGAGACAACTCAGGAAGATATCGATTGTGCTGTGAATGATCTCAAACAAGCTCTAGATggaataaaaaatgacaaaagttAA
- the LOC125662998 gene encoding short-chain dehydrogenase/reductase 3-like, whose protein sequence is MESVFVVVDFLRLICRVSYLTVTSFVFWLLFNEKKDISDDIVLITGGGRGIGRALALEFAKQKPQHIILWGRTEETLKKTALEVREQGVKCSYMVCDVSKSEAVYKNYANLKKMTGPVTILVNNAGIVHGSQIIDTSDEEVVHTINVNTMAYFWTIKAVLPDMMESNRGHLVSISSVLGLLGMSGVGDYCSSKFASTGLMEALHWEIQDYENIHMTSVHPYLVDNQMFAGLKLRFPWLVPPLNESYVARQTVSAVLKNEKCVVMPRIMLFILFTKSLLPVDAMLPILRFTGVDRAMASFRPAPKNLEFMQKTVSSE, encoded by the exons ATGGAAAGCGTTTTTGTTGTGGTAGACTTTCTTCGACTTATCTGTAGAGTATCGTATTTGACTGTCACATCATTTGTTTTTTGGTTATTATTCAACGAGAAGAAAGACATAAGTGATGACATCGTGTTGATAACTGGAGGCGGACGGGGTATCGGGAGGGCTTTGGCGTTGGAGTTTGCAAAACAGAAGCCGCAACAC ATTATTTTATGGGGGAGAACAGAGGAGACTTTGAAGAAGACAGCTTTGGAAGTGAGAGAGCAGGGTGTGAAATGCTCCTATATGGTGTGTGATGTCAGTAAATCAGAAGCCGTTTATAAAAAT TATGCTAATTTAAAGAAGATGACTGGACCGGTTACAATTCTGGTGAACAATGCCGGAATAGTCCATGGCAGCCAGATTATAGACACATCAGATGAGGAGGTGGTGCATACCATCAATGTCAACACCATGGCTTACTTCTGG ACGATAAAAGCTGTCCTTCCTGACATGATGGAATCCAACAGAGGCCATTTAGTCAGCATTAGTTCAGTCCTGGGTCTCCTCGGAATGAGCGGGGTGGGTGATTACTGTAGTTCAAAGTTCGCTAGTACAGGGCTCATGGAGGCACTGCATTGGGAGATACAGGATTATGAAAATATCCACATGACATCAGTCCATCCCTATCTGGTAGATAATCAGATGTTTGCAGGATTGAAATTAAG ATTTCCGTGGTTAGTTCCCCCTTTGAATGAGAGTTATGTAGCCAGGCAAACTGTCTCTGCTGTTTTGAAGAATGAGAAATGTGTGGTAATGCCACGAATTATGCTCTTCATTCTATTTACCAAAAG TCTCCTTCCTGTTGATGCTATGTTGCCAATTTTGCGTTTCACTGGTGTAGACAGAGCCATGGCAAGCTTTCGACCAGCTCCAAAGAATCTGGAATTTATGCAAAAGACCGTCTCCAGTGAATAG